The genomic window GTCGTGGTCACCGACCGCGGCGTCGATTTCGAACGTGCCGTCGTCGTCGGTCTGGGTGAAGTACCCAACTTCGAGTCCGAACCGCTCGCTTCCCAACTCGAGCAGTCGCTCGATCTTCGCGTCGAACGACGCCTCCGTATCGGCGACCGTCTCGTAGAGGTCTCGAAGGAGGCGTTCGTGTTGGCGTTGCTCCAACTCGTATTTCACCAACTGACCCATCAGCTGGAAGAAGACCCGTTCCTTCTCGGTGAACGCACCGTCGGACAGGTCCGAGGAGGTAAAGAAGAACGTTCGGTCGAGGTCGCCTTCGATCGGGACGCAGGTACCGAGATACACCTGCACCCGATCGTTGCCCGCCGTCTCCGGGAGGTCGGTGGTAGCGCTCGAGAGTTCGGTCGGTTTCGGAACGGTCGTCCCCGACTCGTTCTCGATCACTTCGCGACAGTAGGTGTCGGACAGGGGAATCTCCGTGCCGGGCTCTAACTGGTCGTGGTCGCCGCTGATCGTCTCGATTCGGTAGAAGTCGGTCGTCGGATCGACCCGAGCAATCCCGCCGATTTCGAGGCCGAACAGCTCGCGGCCGAACGCGAGGAGATCGTCGATTTTCTCCTCGAACGACCGATGCGGGTCCGCGGCGATGGCGTACAGCTGTCGCTGGGCTAATTCGTCCGTCTGGAGGGTCTCCCGCGCCGTCGTCCGATCGACCAGCGTCTGCAGTTTCCGTTCGTTGTCGCGCGACGGTCGGTCGGGGCCGAAGTACTCCGCAGGCGGCGTATAGTAGACGTTCTGACAAACCGTGCTGTCGTAGATCAGATAGGGATGGGTCTCGATGACGCTTTCGATGACCGACGGCGGGAGTCGGTCGCGGTTATATTGACACAGCGCCGTGCTCGCTTCGCCGTCGAGGAGTCCGTTCACGCGCGTTTCGCACGTCGCGAACGCCTCCTGGGCCGCCTTGTCGTGGGTGAGCCACGTCTCCTCGGCGGTCACGCGGAAGCCCTCGTACTCCGCCACCGCCTCCTCCATCGCAGCTTCGAGGAGAGCGTCGGCCTTGTCGCCGTCGAACTCGCCGCCGTCGAGGTACGTCTCCCCGGCGGAGTACAGCGAGAGCCGGCCGTCGTCGAGCGCGGCGTCGACGTCGATCCCGCCGGAGCGCAGCGCTTCGAGCACCTCTTTCCGCGTGTTCTCGGCGTAGATGTACATGCAGTGCTCGCCGCGCTCGAGCCCCTGACGGACGTACGGAACGACCGTCGCGAACTGCTCCGCCTGGTTCTCGTAGACGAGCGCGAAGTGGTCGGCCTCCTCGCGCTCGCCGAGCGGTTCGACGGGACCGCGGGCGTTCGGGAACATCGGGCGTTTCTCGCGGGGATCGAAACCGTATTCGAGCGCCCTCCCCTCCGCTCCGTCGGCGTTTTGCATCATTTCATTCATAGAGTTCTGGAGAGACGTGCCGATGATCGTCAGCGCCACGGCACACGGCGAGCCATCGCGACGACTAGCGGCACGACCGGGACCACAGTCGTCCCGTTCGACGCGATGGCTTGAATCGTAACGAAAGGATGGCCAGCCAGACCTAAAAGATCGCCGGTTATATCGGTGGCTGCCGCACTAAGCGTCTGGCTACCTGCGGCTGCAGACACCGCCGGTTGCCGTCGCAGCTTCCGCCTCGTCGCCGCGCGCCTCAACTCGACGCCATCTCCCGACAGCTCTCGGCGCACTTCGGCAGGATCTCCGCACAGGCCTGACAGTGCTCGTGATCGTGCTGTTCGCACTCCTCGGCACACTCCTCACAGAGGTCCGCACAGAGCTCGCCGAGTTCCTGATGGTAGCCCGAGTTGCGGGCCATGAATCGCGCGTGCAGCGAGGCGATGTCGGCCACGTCCCGACAGAGCCGGATGCAGCGGGCCATGTCCTCGCCCTCGCCCGCACAGGCGTCGGCACACCACTCGCAGACCTGCGCGGCCTCGAGGCAGTTGTCGATACACTCCTGCATGTGGTCGTCCGCGTGCTCGAGTTGTTGGAGCGCCATAACGAGCAAAGAGACACCAGCGGGCGCCATCAAGCTATCACGGGCGGCTGCAAGCACTGCGTGGTCGCAGATTCGGCCGCCGTAGCAAGTGAGCCGCGGAGACGGACCGCCGACCCGCGGTCGCGTTATCGCCGCGCCTCGAGTTCCGCCTCGAGATCGGCGAGGTCCATGTCCTTCATCGCGAGCAGGACGAGCAGGTGGTAGACGATATCTGCGCCCTCGTGGGCGATCTCCTCGTGATCGTCGTCTTTCGCGGCCAGCACGAGTTCCGTGCTCTCCTCGCCGAGTTTCTCCAGGACCGCGTTCTCGCCTTTCTCGTGGGTGAACAGCGAGGCGGTGTAGGAGTCCTCGGGCAGCGTTTCCTTCCGGTCTTCGATCACGGCGAACAACTCCTCGAGCACGTCGTCCATCTAGAGGTCACCCGACACGTTGCGGATGTCTTCGAGTTCGTCGAACTTCTCGCTATCGTCTCGGCTGTCCGCGAAGACCTCCTCGGTCACCTCGATCAGCGCGTTCGTCCGGGCGGCGAGCGCGAGCGAATCGCTCGGCCGGGCGTCGACGACCGTCTCGCCGCGGGGCGTCTCGAGGTGGATATCGGCGATGTAGGTGCCGCCCTGCCCGCCGTCGTGCTCTTCGATCTCGTTGACGACGATGCGCTCGATGCGGCTCCCGAGTTCCTCCATGACGTCCAACAGGAGGTCGTGGGTCAGCGGCCGGCCGATGTCCTCGGCCTCGAGGCCGCGAGCGATGCTCGTCGCCTCGTTGAAGCCGATAAAGATCGGGACGACGTCGGCTTCGCCCTCGACGGCGAGGACGACGACCGGGACCGGTCCCTTCGGGGTCCCCGCGACGCGAACGGCGTCGATAGATGCCTGCATACCCACACCGTCGGCGAGGAGGGAGAAAACATGTCCGGTCGCGAATGCATGCAGACCCGGCCGGCGACGCCGCAGTTTCGGCTCACGAACGCGGTCAGTTCTCCGGCGGCTCGACGACGACGCCGCCGTCGCTCGAGACGGTCACGTAGCATCCTTCGTAGGCGATGGACACCTTGATCTGGTGGTTTTGAGCGCCCGTCACGAGGTCGGTGAGCGCCTCGGGGTCGACCGTGTCGTAGAGCGGTGACATCGCGGCGGGGTCGCGGTTCGTCACGGCCGCCACGGCTTCGACGATCGCGACGACGACCGTACTCGGACCGCCACCGAATCGACTGTGGTACGTTTCCGTGATGGGATCGTATCCCGAACTGTCTTCGCCGAGCGGCCGAGCTGCAGGGAGATCGGAGTGGGCTGTGTTCTCACTCATTGCGTTCCAGTATCGCAGATATCGTTCTAAGGGGTGACGCTGACTAGTCAGTCCCCCGGCGCCCCGGACTTCTCGAAGAGGTGCCGGAAGACGGTTCGTTCCGCCTTGCGGAGGTGTTGATTGAAGGTCTGGCGGGTGACGCCGAACCGGGCCGCCAACTCGTCGCCGGTGCTGGTCCGCGGCGTGTCGAAGTAGCCGCTGAAGTAGGCGGCGTCGAGCGCGGCCAGCTGTCGGTCGGTGAGCGCGTCCGCGACGACGTCGTACAGCAGTTGAGGTGAGTAGACCAGTTCCTCGGCGACCAGTTCGGCCTCGGGGTGGAACCGCCGGATCTCGTCGCCGGCCTGCCGGTGATCCACGTCGCCGGGGAGTTCGCCGCGGAACCTGACCGCGTCGGACGCGATGATGATCTCGCGGGGACGGCCGCCGAGCGCGGAGAACACGTGGGCGACCGTCTCCGATTCCGAGTGGGCCTCGATCCGATTGTAGCCGTCGACCGAACTGAGCAGTCGGGCGTCGAGGTAGTGGGGGACCTCTTCGACGGCGGTGACGAACTCGCTCGCGGTGAGATCCCTCGTCCCCATGTACTGGACGGTGGTCCCGTCCGGCAGCGAGACGACGGAATCGATGTCGATCCACGTCGGTTCGTCCTCGACCTGCAGCGAGGGCGGGACCGCGGATTCGTCCGCGCGGAACCCGAGGAATCTGACGTGGTCGCTGGTCAGGCGCTTCTCGCGTCGCTTCAGCGCGCTCACGTCCTCGAACGCGAGGGCGACGTACTCGACGGTACCGTCCGAATCGAATAGGGGCGCGGCGTTGCTCGAGAACCACCGCCGGCTGCCGTCCGGGAGTTCGATCCAGTGTTCGAACCTGAACACGGGGTCGCCCGACTCGAAGACGCGCGTGACTGGATGCTCGTCGACGGGGACGGGCGTTCCGTCGTCGTAGGTGAGGCCCCACTCGGACGGGTCGTAGGGTCGGCCGACGAGTTCCTCGCGCGGGAGGTCGAGCGTCGCCACGGCGCGGTCGGTCGCGTGGGCGATCTCGCCCGTCGCATCGATCACGATGGCGCTGACCGGACACGCGTCGAAGAACCGTCGCGCGAGGTCCGCCGGAAGCGATGCCTCCGACTCGCTCTCGTCCGAGTTCCGTTCGACCGGATCGCCGGCGCGAAACCCGCCCGCCGACGAGTCCGTCATCGCGCTCTCGCTCGCTCGAGGCACGGGGGATCGGCCTCGAGGCGCTCGCTTTGCGTCTCGGTACGCCGGTCGGTCGCACTTCCGGGGTGTCGATATCGGCTCCGGCTCATACCGTCAGTACGGCGTCGACGGATAAATGCGTACCACCGGTCGTCACGCCGACCGGCGCTGCTCGGCGGGGAAGATCCCCTCCGGAAGGTACGCGGAGACGACCCAGTTCGGCGCGTTGACCACCTCGTTGATCTTCAGGTCGACGGCCACCGAACACAGCATGTACGCCTCGTGTCGCTCGAGGCCGCGTTCGGTCTCGAGGTGGTCGATCAGTTGCCGGACGGCGGCGCTGGCGGCCTCCTGCAGGTCGTCCGCGATCCCTGTCGTCCCGTACATCGGCTCGTCCCGGCCGCTCGGGGTGAACGGCCCCGTGGTCTCGAACTGGGGTTGGTCGATCGACAGGTCCGACCGGAGGTCGAACCGACAGGTGACGGTCATCGGTGCCTCGATCCCGGACCCGCAGACCTCGCCGTCTCCCTGTGCGGCGTGGCCGTCGCCGACGCTGAACAGGGCTCCGTCGACCGCGACGGGGAGATACAGCGTCGAGCCCGCCGTGAGCTGTTTGATGTCCATGTTCCCGCCGACCGATCGCGGCGGGAACGTCGTGTGAGTGCCGTCCTCGGCGGGTGCGACGCCGATCACGCCGGGGAACGGATCGAGCGGCACCTCGATGCCGTTTCCGAAGCGACCGACGCCGTCCTCGAGGTCCCAGACGTGTAGCGCCGGTTCGGGGAATTCGTCGGCCAAGAGCCCGAGTTCCGCCTCGCTCGGGAGGACCAACGTGACCCCCCAGCCCCGGTGGTCGATCTCGAGCAGTTCGACCTCGAGGACGTCGCCCGGCCGAGCCCCCTCGATCGCGACGGGGCCGGTCAGGGTGTGAACTCGGTCGATATCGAGGTCGGCGATGTCGGCGACCGTCGAGTCCGGGCCGAGTTGTCCGCCGGTCGAGTCCCGGCACGTAAACCGGACGACCTCGCCGGGTTCGACCGTCTGTACCGGCTCGAGGCTGTTGTCCCACGCGCTGTGAATCGTCTCGTCGCTGGCATCGATCTCGTACGCCGCCTCGTATTCGTCTGACATATACCGTCAGTACATGCTGCGCGACGGGATAAAATAGCCGCTCGCTACAACCGCATCCTGCTGTGTTCGCCCCGCTGTGTACGCCGCGTGCCTACTTCGCTTCCTCGAGCGACGGCACCGACGCGGCCTCGTTCTCGAAGAAGGCCAGCCCGTGAATCCGGCTGTCGGCGGTCAGTTCGGGGTGAAACGAGGTGCCGACGACGGGGCCGTCCCGGACCGCGACCGGCCGGTCGTCCCACGTCGCGAGCACCTCGGCGTCGCCGACCGAATCGATGGCCGGCGCGCGGATGAACACCGCCGGATACGGCTCGTCGAGGCCCGCGACCTCGAGGGGCGCTTCGAAGCTGTCCTTCTGCCGGCCGAACGCGTTGCGCTCGACGCCGACGTCGATCACCTCGAGTTCCTCGACCCGGTCGTCGCCGGCGTCGCTCGCGGCGACGATCAGGCCGGCACAGGTCGCGAGCAGCGGCTTGCTGTCGGCGACGTGAGCCCGGATTTCGGGGGCGATGCCCTCGCTGTGGAGCAGTCGAGAGATGGTCGTCGATTCGCCGCCGGGCATCGCGAGCAGGTCGCAGTCGGGGACGATCCCCGAGTCGCGAATCTCGCGGACCGCGACCTCGCGGCCGCGGGCCGCCGCGGCGCGTTCGATGGCGGCCGCGTGTTCCTCGACGTCGCCTTGGACCGCGACGACGCCCGCAGTCAGTGACATGGCCGCGGATACGGACGGTGCCGTCAAAAAGTCCGCGCCACGAGACGGGCGAGCGGAGGTCGGCAGACGCCGCGGGTTGCAGTAGCCCCGCTCCCCGCGCCGGCACCGCCATGGCGGCCGCTTTTGTCGCTACCCGTCGGCGAGACGACCGTGTCGACCGTTCCAGCGGAGGCTGAACGCCTGCTCGAGAGCGAGCCCGTGATGGCCCATCTGGGGACCTGTACCGAGGGACGGCCCCACGTCGCGCCGGTCTGGTACCGGTACGCTGACGGGGTCGTCGAGATCGTCACGACCGGTCGGAAACTGGCCAATATCGGGCGGAATCCGCGGGTCGCCCTCTCGATACAGAACGACGATGCCGGACAGACGCGATGGATGGTGTCGCTGCTCGGAACGGCGACGATCGTCGAGGACGAGGCGGAGACGGCCGCGGCTCGTCGCCGGATCAACGAGAAGTACGACGCGGAGCCGGACGCCTACGCCGACAACACGCTCGTTCGGATCGATGTCGGCTCGGCGACCTACCGAACCTACGGCGACGTGCTCGAGTGATCGACGACAGTCCTCATTCGCGACCCCTGCCCGGTGACGGCCCGCGCAGCCCCGGATGGGTCCCCAGTTCGCGAACGCGGCGCATCCGGGCGCGGAGATCCGAGGGTGCCCCCGGTGTGGACTGCTCGACCGCGGTCTCGTCGCCGCTGTCCTCGAGTTCGGCGGCCGGTTTCGGGAACGTCCGGAGGTCCTTGTGGATCGCGAGGCCGGCGTAGGCACCGTCACCGATGGCGATCGTCGTCTGGTTCTGGCCGTGGGTCACGTCGCCGACGGCGTAGACGCCCGCGACGCTGGTCTCCCGATTTTCGTCGACGTCGATCGCGCCGTCGTCCCCGAGTTCGCAGCCGAGGTCGGCGGCGAGATCGGCGTTGTACGCGGAGCCGTACATCGCGAAGCCGCCGAGGTAGTCCCGTTCGGTCCCGTCGGCCAGGGCGAGGCCGCCGAGCCACGGCGGCTCGTCCGCGTCGATGCTCTCGTCGTCGTACGCCGAGACGACGGCCGTGTCGATCCGATCGACCGGGTGGGCCTCGAGTTGCGCGTCCGTCTCGTCGTCCCACTCCGGTTCGCGGTCGTTCAACAGGAGGTCGACGTCGGCCGTGAAGTTGCACATCGCCATCGCCACGTGGGCCGCGCTCTCGGTGTGGCCGAGCACGAAAACCGGGCCGTCGCCCAGCGTGTACGCGTCGCAGTGCAGACAGTAGTGCAGCCCGCGACCGGTAAAGCGCTCGAGTTCCGGCACCTCGGGACTGCGGTCGCGGAAGCCGGTCGCGAAGACGACCCTGTCGGCGTCGACCGTCGCGTGGGTCGCCTTGAGGCGAAATTGCGGGTCGCCGTCCGCGGTGTCACCGGCCTCGTCGCCGCCCAGTTCCGTCACGGACTCGACGGCGTCGGGGTAGAAGTCACCGCCGTAGTGCTCGAGTTGTTCGACGGCGTGGGCCGCCAGTTCCCGCCCGGAGACGTTTTCCGAGACGCCCAGCATGTTGTGGACGTGGCTAACCGCCGCGTGACGGCCGCCCTCCTTCTCGAAGACGGCCGTGCGGTGACCGAGCCGAGTCGTGTACAGCGCGGTCGTCAGGCCGGCGGGGCCGCCGCCGATGACGACGACCTCGTACTCGAGGGAATCGCTCATGACAGCCCACTCGAACGCCCAGCGGGTTGAGGCTGGGCCGTGAATATGCGGCCACAGCGGGCCACAGCCCCGTCGCTCGTATCAGGCGGACTGGTAGTCTCGCCAGTTCCGAAAGGGGTTGAAACGGGCCCGCGGTGGCGGTGGTACTATGAGCCAGTTCCGCGATATCGACCTCGCGCTCCCCGCGACGGAATCGGACGATGCCGACCTCGAGCACGGCTCGATCTTCTTCGTCGGCACCGCCACGGTGATCCTCGAGTACGCCGGCTTCACGATCCTCACCGATCCCAATTTCCTCCACAGCGGCGATCACGTCCACCTCGGCTACGGCATCACGTCCCGGCGGCGGACCGACCCGGCGATGGCGATCGAAGACCTACCGCCGATCGACTTCGTCTTGCTCTCACACTACCACGGCGACCACTTCGACCGCGTCGCCGAGGCGAAACTCGATACCGACCTGCCGATCGTCACGACCCGCCACGCCGCCGCGGAACTCGCCGAGAAGGGGTTCAATGAGACCCATCCGCTCGAGACGTGGGAGGAGTTTCGGATCCGCAAGGGCGAGGCCGAACTGACGATCACGGCGATGCCCGGCCGTCACGGCCCGCCCGTCGTCTCGAAGGGGCTGCCGCCGGTGATGGGGAGCATGCTCGAGTTCCGGCCGGCCGACGCCGGCCCCGCGGAGCCGCCGCTCATGCGGCTCTACGTCTCCGGCGACACGGTCGTCTACGACGCCCTCGAGGAGATCCCGGAGCGCTATCCCGAGATCGATCTCGCACTGCTGCATCTGGGCGGAACGCGGATTCTCGGCGTGCTCCTGACGATGGACGCCGAACAGGGGGCCGAGGCCGTCGACCTCATCGACGCCGACACGTCGATTCCGATCCACTACAACGACTACGAGGTGTTCCGCTCGCCGCTCTCGAATTTCAAGGCGGCGGTCGAAAAGGCGGGCCTCGAGGACCGGGTCGACTACCTCGAGCACGGCGAGAGCTACGAGTTTGAACCGCCGTCGGATCGCCGCAGCTAACGATCGAGGTTCGTTCCGCGAGCGGATCGGTCGCGTTCGCAGCGTCCCGACCGCCCTCACTCGGTGTCGTCCGAATCGAGACTGCCGTCACGCCGGTCGGTAGCCATCGAACCGGGCAGCGAAAAGGGATCCGCCTCTCCGTCGACTCGAGTCTCGTCGTCGCTGTCGACTATGTAGAGGAGGAATCCCGTCCCGCCCGAGAAAAACACGAATCCCGCCCATTTGGCGGGGGACTCGAGTCTGCACCGGTTCGCGTCCCAGTAGACCAGCGCCGAAAGTGAACCGAAAATCGCGGTATAAACGAGTCCGGTCAGCAGTAGCGGTCGCCAGAGCATGGTCTTTCATCAGTTCTGTAAATATAAATATATACTCCCGAGTGTGAATCGAACTTGGGGCCAGTCGCCCAGTAAGAGGCGAGGAATCAACGTTCAGGACGCCGGTCTCCGAGTATCGGCCGTGACGCGAGAATGCGACACGCTCGAGGAACGCCGGGCGGAGAAGGCCGACGAACGCGGCGGCGTTACCGATCGGATCGTTCTCGAGCGGGTCAGGTCGGGCAACGAGGACGACCGCCGCTGACGGCGGACGGATAGCGACCGTCTCAAATCAGTACGTCGCCATCGAATCGGCCGCGAACGATGCACCGAACGGGGATCGATTATCGGAGTCGGGTGTTGAACCGGGTGAGAACGCCGACGCAGATGATCGCCGTCGTCACGTGCATCGCGCCGAGGATCGCGCCGGCGACGAGGCTTCCGCCGGGTTCCACGGGAATCACCGTGAAATCCGGAACTAACGAGACGAGGAGGACGACCGCCGCCACGAGCACGAACGTTCGGTTCGGGTTGGAGACGGTTCGCGTGAGGATGCCGTACGTGACGGTCGCACCGACGACGCCGAGCGCCGTAAAGAGCGTTACCGGCCCGTAATTTAACGCCTCCAGTTCCGGAGCGATACCGCCGGTATTCGTCCCGAACACGAGCAAACAGTTGACGAGCACCGACGAGATGAGCGCTGCCGCCCCCGATAGCGTGAGATCCCTGAGAGAGGCCGTGCGGACCGCCGACGAATCCTCCGTTTCCGAAGCCATGATTGTATCCACCATTCGGTCGTCAAAAGTGTTATCGGAGGATCACGTATCCGATACGCTCTCGCGACTCTCTCACCCAGGGAAAAGGGGCGACGCCACTCAGACCCGCCGTTACTCGTCCTCGAGTCGTTCCCGAGCCGCGGCGACCACGAGCGGGAGCGTGATCGTCGCGTCGGCGTAGACCGAGACGTTGTCGGCGTCCTTCTCGAGTTTGCCCCACGAGCGCGCCTCGTCCAAGGTCGCGCCGGAGAGGCCGCCGGTCTGTTTGGGGTCCATGGTCAGTTGGACGGCGTAGTCGTAGGCGTCGGGCGCGACGAGCATCGTCTGCAGCGTGAAGTTCTTCGGGACGCCGCCGCCGACGACGAACGCGCCGGCCTCGTCCGCGTGGTAGGCGATGTCCGTAAGCGGCGTCATGTCCGCCAGCGCGTCCAGCGAGAAGTCGGAGGTCTGGGAGTACATCCACGCCTGCAGGCCGAGCACGGAGTCCTGGATCGCGGGGCAGTAGATCGGCACGTCGTTTTCGTAGGCCGCGGCGGCAATGCCGGCGTCCTCGTCGATGTCGTCGCGTTCGTTCACCTCGGCGTTGGCCCGCCCGAGTTCCTCGGTGAGTCGCTGGATCGGGACGACGCCGTCCTCCTCGAGGACCGGGAAGACCTCGTCGCGCAGGTGGGACTCGAACGTCGCGAAGAACTCCTGTGGGAGGTAGACGTTGTAGATGCGGTCGACGCCCTCGTCGCGAAGGGTTTCGTCGTGTTCGCGCTCGGTCTTGCCCTCCTCGTGGACCGCGCCGTGGTGGTGCTTGCCGCCGATGGCCTCGATGGAATCGTGGGTGAGGTTCGCCCCTGTCGTGACGAGCACGTCGATGTGGCCGTCCCGGATCAGGTCGGCGACGATGGCTCGCATGCCCGTCGGGACCATCGCGCCCGCCAGCCCGAAGAAGACGGTCACGTCGTCGTCGAACATCGACTCGGTCACGTCGACGGCCTCGTGGAGGTCCGCCGCGCCGACGCCGGCGTTGCCGTACTCGTCCGCGAGTTCGCCGACCGTCATGCCCGCGCGGACCTCGGCGTGGCCGACCGGATCGTGCGAGAAGGTCTCCCGCTCGGGCTCGTGGTGGCCGTCCGCCTCGCTGTCGCCGTCGCCGCTCCCGTGCTCGTGGTCGTCGCTCATATCCTCGCATCCGCGAGCCAGCGGTTTGAACGCCGCGGTTCGGTTCGATCCGTCGTCTCGAGCGGGACATAGAATCGCTCACTCGAAATGCGGATGCAGCACTCGGCCACCATCGATATCACGCTTTCATTCGTGGACCGACTGCTCAGTTAGGATGTGAACTAGGGTGCCAAGAAAGATGCCCAAGTACCGCCGAAAGGTTGTGTTGCTCATGACACACTTTTTTACGCCGTTGTAGAGTCATCGTCCGTATGGATCCAACGGATTTTCTCCAGAACGGGACAGTCAGCGTATCGGACGACACATATGCAGTCTGCCGGACCGATCACAATCATCCCGGTGCATTTGCGACCATCCAAGACGAGACGGAGACCACGGTGGTCGTTGAGCAGGACGATA from Natrinema versiforme includes these protein-coding regions:
- a CDS encoding four-helix bundle copper-binding protein, translated to MALQQLEHADDHMQECIDNCLEAAQVCEWCADACAGEGEDMARCIRLCRDVADIASLHARFMARNSGYHQELGELCADLCEECAEECEQHDHEHCQACAEILPKCAESCREMASS
- the hisE gene encoding phosphoribosyl-ATP diphosphatase — its product is MDDVLEELFAVIEDRKETLPEDSYTASLFTHEKGENAVLEKLGEESTELVLAAKDDDHEEIAHEGADIVYHLLVLLAMKDMDLADLEAELEARR
- a CDS encoding bifunctional nuclease family protein, whose product is MQASIDAVRVAGTPKGPVPVVVLAVEGEADVVPIFIGFNEATSIARGLEAEDIGRPLTHDLLLDVMEELGSRIERIVVNEIEEHDGGQGGTYIADIHLETPRGETVVDARPSDSLALAARTNALIEVTEEVFADSRDDSEKFDELEDIRNVSGDL
- a CDS encoding HalOD1 output domain-containing protein: MSENTAHSDLPAARPLGEDSSGYDPITETYHSRFGGGPSTVVVAIVEAVAAVTNRDPAAMSPLYDTVDPEALTDLVTGAQNHQIKVSIAYEGCYVTVSSDGGVVVEPPEN
- a CDS encoding helix-turn-helix domain-containing protein, with translation MTDSSAGGFRAGDPVERNSDESESEASLPADLARRFFDACPVSAIVIDATGEIAHATDRAVATLDLPREELVGRPYDPSEWGLTYDDGTPVPVDEHPVTRVFESGDPVFRFEHWIELPDGSRRWFSSNAAPLFDSDGTVEYVALAFEDVSALKRREKRLTSDHVRFLGFRADESAVPPSLQVEDEPTWIDIDSVVSLPDGTTVQYMGTRDLTASEFVTAVEEVPHYLDARLLSSVDGYNRIEAHSESETVAHVFSALGGRPREIIIASDAVRFRGELPGDVDHRQAGDEIRRFHPEAELVAEELVYSPQLLYDVVADALTDRQLAALDAAYFSGYFDTPRTSTGDELAARFGVTRQTFNQHLRKAERTVFRHLFEKSGAPGD
- a CDS encoding acetamidase/formamidase family protein; translated protein: MSDEYEAAYEIDASDETIHSAWDNSLEPVQTVEPGEVVRFTCRDSTGGQLGPDSTVADIADLDIDRVHTLTGPVAIEGARPGDVLEVELLEIDHRGWGVTLVLPSEAELGLLADEFPEPALHVWDLEDGVGRFGNGIEVPLDPFPGVIGVAPAEDGTHTTFPPRSVGGNMDIKQLTAGSTLYLPVAVDGALFSVGDGHAAQGDGEVCGSGIEAPMTVTCRFDLRSDLSIDQPQFETTGPFTPSGRDEPMYGTTGIADDLQEAASAAVRQLIDHLETERGLERHEAYMLCSVAVDLKINEVVNAPNWVVSAYLPEGIFPAEQRRSA
- the pdxT gene encoding pyridoxal 5'-phosphate synthase glutaminase subunit PdxT gives rise to the protein MSLTAGVVAVQGDVEEHAAAIERAAAARGREVAVREIRDSGIVPDCDLLAMPGGESTTISRLLHSEGIAPEIRAHVADSKPLLATCAGLIVAASDAGDDRVEELEVIDVGVERNAFGRQKDSFEAPLEVAGLDEPYPAVFIRAPAIDSVGDAEVLATWDDRPVAVRDGPVVGTSFHPELTADSRIHGLAFFENEAASVPSLEEAK
- a CDS encoding pyridoxamine 5'-phosphate oxidase family protein is translated as MSTVPAEAERLLESEPVMAHLGTCTEGRPHVAPVWYRYADGVVEIVTTGRKLANIGRNPRVALSIQNDDAGQTRWMVSLLGTATIVEDEAETAAARRRINEKYDAEPDAYADNTLVRIDVGSATYRTYGDVLE
- a CDS encoding NAD(P)/FAD-dependent oxidoreductase, whose translation is MSDSLEYEVVVIGGGPAGLTTALYTTRLGHRTAVFEKEGGRHAAVSHVHNMLGVSENVSGRELAAHAVEQLEHYGGDFYPDAVESVTELGGDEAGDTADGDPQFRLKATHATVDADRVVFATGFRDRSPEVPELERFTGRGLHYCLHCDAYTLGDGPVFVLGHTESAAHVAMAMCNFTADVDLLLNDREPEWDDETDAQLEAHPVDRIDTAVVSAYDDESIDADEPPWLGGLALADGTERDYLGGFAMYGSAYNADLAADLGCELGDDGAIDVDENRETSVAGVYAVGDVTHGQNQTTIAIGDGAYAGLAIHKDLRTFPKPAAELEDSGDETAVEQSTPGAPSDLRARMRRVRELGTHPGLRGPSPGRGRE
- a CDS encoding MBL fold metallo-hydrolase — its product is MSQFRDIDLALPATESDDADLEHGSIFFVGTATVILEYAGFTILTDPNFLHSGDHVHLGYGITSRRRTDPAMAIEDLPPIDFVLLSHYHGDHFDRVAEAKLDTDLPIVTTRHAAAELAEKGFNETHPLETWEEFRIRKGEAELTITAMPGRHGPPVVSKGLPPVMGSMLEFRPADAGPAEPPLMRLYVSGDTVVYDALEEIPERYPEIDLALLHLGGTRILGVLLTMDAEQGAEAVDLIDADTSIPIHYNDYEVFRSPLSNFKAAVEKAGLEDRVDYLEHGESYEFEPPSDRRS
- a CDS encoding DUF6069 family protein, whose translation is MASETEDSSAVRTASLRDLTLSGAAALISSVLVNCLLVFGTNTGGIAPELEALNYGPVTLFTALGVVGATVTYGILTRTVSNPNRTFVLVAAVVLLVSLVPDFTVIPVEPGGSLVAGAILGAMHVTTAIICVGVLTRFNTRLR
- a CDS encoding deoxyhypusine synthase → MSDDHEHGSGDGDSEADGHHEPERETFSHDPVGHAEVRAGMTVGELADEYGNAGVGAADLHEAVDVTESMFDDDVTVFFGLAGAMVPTGMRAIVADLIRDGHIDVLVTTGANLTHDSIEAIGGKHHHGAVHEEGKTEREHDETLRDEGVDRIYNVYLPQEFFATFESHLRDEVFPVLEEDGVVPIQRLTEELGRANAEVNERDDIDEDAGIAAAAYENDVPIYCPAIQDSVLGLQAWMYSQTSDFSLDALADMTPLTDIAYHADEAGAFVVGGGVPKNFTLQTMLVAPDAYDYAVQLTMDPKQTGGLSGATLDEARSWGKLEKDADNVSVYADATITLPLVVAAARERLEDE